One Agrobacterium vaccinii DNA window includes the following coding sequences:
- a CDS encoding ParA family protein: MMFEKNRIITIANQKGGVGKTTTAINLATALAAIGERVLVVDLDPQGNASTGLGIDRRERKLSSYDLLVGANSVAEVAVPTAVPNLDIVASTMDLLGFEMEVANASNRVFLLRNALQAADARAYSYILVDCPPSFNLLTMNAMAAAHSVLVPLQCEFFALEGLSQLLDTVNQIRGTVNPALDIQGIVLTMFDSRNNLAQQVVNDVRTHLGEKVYHTLIPRNVRVSEAPSYGKPAILYDLKCAGSQAYLQLASEVIQRERLRKAA, from the coding sequence ATCATGTTTGAGAAAAATCGGATTATAACGATCGCAAACCAAAAGGGTGGCGTTGGTAAGACGACGACCGCCATCAACCTTGCCACGGCTCTCGCCGCAATTGGCGAGCGTGTGCTGGTTGTGGACCTAGACCCCCAGGGTAATGCGAGCACCGGGCTGGGTATCGACCGCCGTGAACGTAAGCTATCATCCTATGATCTTCTGGTTGGCGCCAATTCGGTTGCCGAGGTTGCCGTTCCCACAGCCGTACCAAACCTTGATATCGTCGCGTCGACCATGGATCTCCTGGGATTTGAAATGGAGGTGGCCAATGCTTCCAATCGCGTATTTTTGCTGAGAAATGCGCTACAGGCTGCTGATGCACGAGCTTACTCCTATATTCTGGTTGATTGCCCCCCATCGTTTAATCTTTTGACGATGAACGCGATGGCGGCAGCGCATTCGGTGTTAGTTCCTCTTCAATGCGAGTTTTTTGCGTTGGAAGGCCTCAGCCAATTGCTTGATACGGTCAATCAAATTCGCGGAACGGTAAACCCGGCTCTCGATATTCAGGGCATCGTGCTCACCATGTTCGACTCGCGAAACAATCTTGCTCAGCAGGTTGTCAATGACGTCAGAACGCATCTCGGTGAGAAGGTCTATCACACGTTGATACCGAGAAACGTTCGCGTTTCCGAGGCGCCTTCCTATGGTAAGCCCGCTATTCTTTACGATTTGAAATGCGCGGGAAGCCAGGCATATTTGCAGTTGGCGTCTGAGGTCATACAGCGCGAACGGCTGCGAAAGGCCGCTTAA